From Pseudomonas hefeiensis, one genomic window encodes:
- the thiI gene encoding tRNA uracil 4-sulfurtransferase ThiI, translating into MKLIVKVFPEITIKSRPVRMRFIRQLAKNIRAVLRDLDPAVVVNGVWDNLELETRVSEPKILKEMTERLSCMPGIAHFLQVDEYPLGDFDDILAKCKLHYGDALAGKIFSVRCKRAGKHPFSSMDVERYVGSQLRKQCGAAGISLKDPQIEVRIEIRDQRLFVIHSQHDSIGGYPLGSLEQTLVLMSGGFDSTVAAYQIMRRGLMSHFCFFNLGGRAHELGVMEVAHFIWKKYGSSQRVLFVSVPFEEVLGEILGKVDNSHMGVILKRMMLRAASSIADRLHIDALVTGEAISQVSSQTLPNLSVIDCVTEKLVLRPLIASHKQDIIDQANEIGTAEFARHMPEYCGVISVNPKTAAKRGRVEHEEKEFDMAVLERALENARLVPIDRVIDELGQDIQIEEVGEALAGQIIIDIRHPDDAEDDPLSVAGIEVQTMPFYAVNARFKELDPTRQYLLYCDKGVMSRLHAHHLLSEGHANVRVYRPS; encoded by the coding sequence ATGAAACTAATCGTAAAAGTCTTCCCCGAGATCACCATCAAGAGCCGCCCGGTACGGATGCGTTTCATCCGCCAGTTGGCCAAGAACATCCGTGCCGTGCTCCGCGATCTGGACCCGGCTGTGGTGGTGAACGGCGTGTGGGACAACCTCGAGCTGGAAACCCGCGTCAGCGAACCCAAGATCCTCAAGGAAATGACCGAGCGCCTGAGCTGCATGCCGGGCATTGCGCATTTCCTGCAGGTCGATGAATACCCGCTGGGGGATTTCGACGACATTCTCGCCAAGTGCAAGCTTCATTACGGTGATGCCCTGGCCGGCAAGATTTTCTCGGTGCGTTGCAAGCGCGCCGGCAAACACCCGTTCAGCTCGATGGACGTGGAGAGATACGTCGGCAGCCAGTTGCGCAAGCAATGCGGCGCCGCCGGAATTTCATTGAAAGACCCGCAAATTGAAGTGCGCATCGAAATTCGCGACCAACGGTTGTTCGTGATCCACAGTCAGCACGACAGCATTGGCGGTTATCCGCTGGGTTCGCTGGAACAGACCCTGGTGTTGATGTCCGGCGGTTTCGATTCCACGGTCGCGGCCTACCAGATCATGCGTCGCGGGCTGATGAGCCATTTCTGCTTCTTCAATCTCGGCGGGCGCGCCCATGAACTGGGCGTAATGGAAGTGGCGCACTTCATCTGGAAGAAGTATGGCAGCTCCCAACGCGTGTTATTTGTGAGCGTACCGTTCGAGGAAGTCTTGGGCGAGATTCTCGGCAAAGTCGATAACAGTCATATGGGCGTCATTTTGAAGCGTATGATGTTGCGTGCCGCGTCCAGCATCGCCGATCGGTTGCACATCGATGCGCTGGTCACCGGCGAGGCGATCTCGCAGGTGTCGAGCCAGACGCTGCCGAACCTGTCAGTGATCGACTGCGTGACCGAAAAACTGGTGCTGCGCCCACTGATCGCCAGCCACAAGCAGGACATCATCGACCAGGCCAATGAAATCGGCACCGCCGAGTTTGCCCGGCACATGCCGGAGTACTGCGGGGTCATCTCGGTCAATCCGAAGACGGCGGCCAAGCGCGGGCGGGTGGAGCACGAAGAGAAAGAATTCGACATGGCGGTGCTCGAGCGTGCGCTCGAAAACGCCAGGCTGGTACCAATCGATCGGGTGATCGATGAGTTGGGCCAGGACATACAGATTGAAGAAGTCGGCGAAGCGCTGGCCGGTCAGATCATCATCGACATCCGTCACCCGGATGACGCTGAAGACGACCCGCTGAGTGTCGCCGGTATCGAGGTACAAACGATGCCGTTCTATGCAGTGAACGCGCGTTTCAAGGAACTGGACCCTACTCGCCAGTACCTGTTGTATTGCGACAAAGGCGTGATGAGTCGCCTGCATGCCCACCATTTGCTCAGTGAGGGGCATGCCAATGTGCGCGTTTATCGACCGAGCTAA
- the typA gene encoding translational GTPase TypA: MIENLRNIAIIAHVDHGKTTLVDKLLRQSGTLERNELNDERVMDSNDQEKERGITILAKNTAINWNGYHINIVDTPGHADFGGEVERVMSMVDSVLLLVDAQDGPMPQTRFVTKKAFEAGLRPIVVINKVDRPGARPDWVLDQIFDLFDNLGATEEQLDFKVVYASALNGIAGLDHTNMAEDMTPLYQSIVDDVPAPKVDRDGPFQMQISALDYNSFLGVIGVGRIARGRVKPNTPVVAIDADGKKRNGRILKLMGHHGLHRIDVDEAAAGDIVCISGFEQLFISDTLCDPLNVEAMKPLTVDEPTVSMTFQVNDSPFCGKEGKFVTSRNIKERLDKELLYNVALRVEEGDSADKFKVSGRGELHLSVLIETMRREGFEMGVGRPEVIIRMVDGVKHEPYENVTIDLPEESQGAIMEQMGLRKGDLTNMVPDGKGRVRLEYNIPARGLIGFRNEFLTLTSGGGILTSIFDRYDVMKSGDMSGRQNGVLVSVATGKALTYSLETLQARGKLFVEHGQDIYEGQIVGLNSRDNDLGVNPTKGKKLDNMRASGKDETIALVPPVKFTLEQALEFVQEDELCEVTPKSIRLRKKILGESERTRAAKKSGN, encoded by the coding sequence GTGATCGAAAATCTACGCAACATCGCCATCATTGCTCACGTTGACCATGGTAAGACCACCCTGGTAGACAAACTCTTGCGTCAATCCGGCACCCTGGAGCGCAACGAGCTCAACGACGAGCGCGTGATGGACTCCAACGACCAGGAAAAAGAGCGCGGTATTACCATCCTGGCGAAAAACACCGCCATCAACTGGAATGGCTACCACATCAACATCGTGGACACCCCGGGCCACGCCGACTTCGGTGGTGAAGTAGAGCGCGTAATGTCGATGGTCGACTCCGTGCTGCTGCTGGTCGATGCCCAGGACGGCCCTATGCCGCAAACCCGTTTCGTGACCAAGAAGGCTTTCGAAGCCGGCCTGCGTCCGATCGTGGTCATCAACAAGGTTGACCGTCCAGGCGCGCGTCCGGACTGGGTTCTGGACCAGATTTTCGACCTGTTCGACAACCTGGGCGCCACCGAAGAACAGCTGGACTTCAAAGTCGTCTACGCCTCGGCCCTGAACGGCATTGCCGGTCTGGACCACACCAACATGGCCGAAGACATGACCCCGCTGTACCAGTCGATCGTCGACGACGTACCTGCGCCGAAAGTCGACCGTGACGGTCCGTTCCAGATGCAAATCTCGGCCCTGGACTACAACAGCTTCCTGGGTGTGATCGGTGTTGGCCGCATCGCCCGTGGTCGCGTCAAGCCGAACACTCCGGTCGTGGCTATCGACGCCGACGGCAAGAAGCGCAACGGTCGTATCCTCAAGCTGATGGGTCACCACGGCCTGCACCGCATCGACGTTGACGAGGCAGCTGCCGGCGACATCGTCTGCATCAGCGGCTTCGAGCAGCTGTTCATCTCCGACACTCTGTGCGACCCACTGAACGTCGAAGCGATGAAGCCGTTGACCGTCGACGAGCCAACCGTTTCCATGACCTTCCAGGTCAACGACTCGCCATTCTGCGGTAAAGAAGGCAAGTTCGTGACCAGCCGTAACATCAAGGAGCGTCTGGACAAGGAGCTGCTCTACAACGTGGCACTGCGCGTTGAAGAAGGCGACTCGGCCGACAAGTTCAAGGTTTCCGGCCGTGGTGAGCTGCACCTCTCGGTTCTGATCGAAACCATGCGTCGCGAAGGCTTCGAAATGGGCGTAGGTCGTCCTGAAGTGATCATCCGTATGGTTGACGGCGTCAAGCACGAACCGTACGAAAACGTGACCATCGACCTGCCGGAAGAATCCCAGGGCGCGATCATGGAACAAATGGGCCTGCGCAAGGGCGACCTGACCAACATGGTTCCGGATGGCAAGGGCCGTGTGCGCCTTGAGTACAACATCCCGGCCCGTGGCCTGATCGGTTTCCGTAACGAATTCCTGACCCTGACCTCCGGTGGCGGCATCCTGACTTCGATCTTCGATCGTTACGACGTGATGAAGTCCGGCGACATGTCCGGCCGTCAGAACGGTGTTCTGGTATCGGTTGCTACCGGCAAGGCACTGACCTACTCGCTGGAAACCCTGCAAGCGCGCGGCAAGCTGTTCGTCGAGCACGGCCAGGATATCTACGAAGGTCAAATCGTCGGCCTCAACAGCCGCGACAACGACCTGGGCGTGAACCCGACCAAGGGCAAGAAGCTCGACAACATGCGTGCTTCGGGCAAAGACGAAACCATCGCCCTGGTTCCGCCGGTCAAGTTCACCCTGGAGCAAGCGCTGGAGTTCGTGCAGGAAGACGAACTGTGCGAAGTGACGCCTAAGTCGATTCGCCTGCGTAAGAAGATCCTTGGCGAAAGCGAGCGTACCCGCGCTGCCAAGAAAAGCGGTAACTGA
- the glnA gene encoding type I glutamate--ammonia ligase, whose product MSKSVQLIKDHDVKWIDLRFTDTKGTQHHVTMPARDALDDEFFEIGKMFDGSSISGWKGIEASDMILMPDDETAVLDPFTEEPTLILVCDIIEPSTMQGYDRDPRAIAHRAEEYLKSTGIGDTAFFGPEPEFFIFDSVKFKSDISGSMFKIFSEQGSWMSDQDVEGGNKGHRPGVKGGYFPVPPFDFDHEIRTSMCNALEEMGQTVEVHHHEVATAGQNEIGVKFNTLVKKADEVQTLKYCVHNVADAYGRTATFMPKPLYGDNGSGMHVHMSISKDGKNTFAGEGYAGLSDTALYFIGGIIKHGKALNGFTNPSTNSYKRLVPGFEAPVMLAYSARNRSASIRIPYVNSPKARRIEARFPDPAANPYLAFAALMMAGLDGIQNKIHPGDAADKNLYDLPPEEAKEIPQVCGSLKEALEELDKGRAFLTKGGVFSDDFIDAYIALKSEEEIKVRTFVHPLEYELYYSC is encoded by the coding sequence ATGTCGAAGTCGGTTCAACTCATCAAAGATCATGACGTCAAGTGGATTGATCTGCGCTTCACTGACACCAAAGGCACTCAACATCACGTGACCATGCCGGCCCGTGATGCGCTGGACGACGAATTCTTTGAAATCGGGAAGATGTTCGACGGCTCCTCCATCTCTGGCTGGAAAGGCATCGAAGCCTCCGACATGATCCTGATGCCGGACGACGAAACTGCTGTCCTGGACCCGTTCACCGAAGAGCCGACCCTGATCCTGGTCTGCGACATCATCGAACCTTCGACCATGCAAGGCTATGACCGCGACCCACGCGCCATCGCCCACCGCGCCGAGGAATACCTGAAGTCTACCGGTATCGGCGACACCGCATTCTTCGGTCCTGAGCCTGAGTTCTTCATCTTCGACTCGGTCAAGTTCAAGTCCGACATCTCCGGTTCCATGTTCAAGATCTTCTCCGAACAGGGTTCGTGGATGTCCGACCAGGACGTGGAAGGCGGCAACAAAGGCCACCGTCCAGGCGTCAAAGGCGGCTACTTCCCGGTTCCACCGTTCGACTTCGACCACGAAATCCGTACCTCGATGTGCAACGCACTGGAAGAGATGGGCCAGACCGTCGAAGTTCACCACCACGAAGTGGCGACTGCCGGCCAGAACGAAATCGGCGTGAAATTCAACACGCTGGTCAAGAAGGCTGACGAAGTCCAGACCCTGAAGTACTGCGTACACAACGTTGCTGACGCCTACGGCCGCACCGCGACCTTCATGCCTAAGCCACTGTACGGCGACAACGGTTCGGGCATGCACGTGCACATGTCGATCTCCAAAGACGGCAAGAACACCTTCGCAGGCGAAGGTTATGCCGGCCTGTCGGACACCGCCCTGTACTTCATCGGCGGTATCATCAAGCACGGTAAGGCCCTGAACGGCTTCACCAACCCGTCGACCAACTCCTACAAGCGTCTGGTACCAGGCTTTGAAGCGCCGGTCATGCTGGCCTACTCGGCTCGCAACCGCTCCGCCTCGATCCGTATTCCTTACGTCAACAGCCCTAAGGCTCGCCGTATCGAAGCCCGCTTCCCGGATCCGGCTGCCAACCCGTACCTGGCCTTCGCCGCACTGATGATGGCCGGCCTGGACGGTATCCAGAACAAGATCCACCCTGGCGATGCCGCCGACAAAAACCTGTATGACCTGCCGCCTGAAGAGGCCAAGGAAATTCCACAGGTATGTGGCAGCCTCAAAGAAGCCCTGGAAGAACTGGACAAGGGCCGTGCGTTCCTGACCAAGGGCGGCGTATTCAGCGATGATTTCATCGACGCTTACATCGCACTGAAAAGCGAAGAAGAAATCAAGGTTCGCACCTTCGTACACCCACTGGAATATGAGCTGTACTACAGCTGCTGA
- a CDS encoding YkgJ family cysteine cluster protein, with translation MMKPNLIAAAEIDRIDTWAKYSAPMCGSCVSSCCTLPVEVKIKDLIRIGIVDEFELGDPPKNIAKRLQKEGIVERYNQKSEIFTLQRMSNNDCLYLDRKSRLCTIYEKRPDTCRNHPRVGPRPGYCAYKPKEVVRERNPRTLDKF, from the coding sequence ATGATGAAGCCCAACCTGATCGCCGCCGCGGAGATCGACCGAATCGATACCTGGGCCAAGTACTCCGCGCCAATGTGCGGTTCCTGCGTGTCGAGCTGCTGCACACTGCCGGTGGAGGTCAAGATCAAGGACCTGATCCGGATCGGCATCGTCGATGAGTTCGAGCTGGGCGACCCGCCGAAAAACATCGCCAAACGCCTGCAAAAGGAAGGGATCGTCGAGCGCTATAACCAGAAATCCGAAATCTTCACGCTCCAGCGCATGAGCAACAACGATTGCCTGTATCTGGATCGCAAGAGCCGGTTGTGCACCATTTACGAGAAACGCCCGGACACCTGCCGCAACCATCCGCGAGTCGGGCCGAGGCCGGGGTATTGCGCGTACAAGCCCAAGGAAGTGGTGCGCGAGCGTAATCCGCGGACGTTGGACAAGTTCTGA
- a CDS encoding DUF4124 domain-containing protein — translation MGRGFPGILLLLLSLPAAAQIYKYTDADGNTAYSNQPPDGVPAQAVDLPPLNSVEPQPPATTDVPTPASTHDESADAYETLELTDIPSEEALRANNGTFTVGVLARPRLQSPHLFRLLLDGQPYGQPSNVPRLQLVNIDRGEHSLAVQVIDGEHLVQQSETVIFTVQRVHRP, via the coding sequence ATGGGTCGTGGTTTTCCAGGAATTCTGTTGTTGCTGTTGTCACTGCCAGCCGCCGCACAGATCTACAAATACACCGACGCCGACGGCAACACCGCCTATAGCAACCAGCCGCCTGATGGCGTGCCGGCCCAGGCGGTGGACCTGCCGCCGCTCAACAGCGTCGAACCGCAGCCCCCGGCCACGACGGATGTACCCACACCCGCCTCGACCCACGACGAATCAGCCGATGCCTACGAAACCCTGGAATTGACGGACATCCCCAGCGAAGAGGCCCTGCGCGCCAACAACGGCACCTTTACCGTTGGCGTCCTGGCTCGGCCGCGCCTGCAAAGTCCTCATCTGTTCAGGTTGTTGCTGGACGGCCAGCCCTATGGCCAGCCGAGCAATGTACCGCGCCTGCAATTGGTCAATATCGACCGGGGCGAGCACAGCCTGGCGGTGCAGGTCATCGATGGCGAACATCTTGTGCAACAGAGCGAAACCGTCATCTTCACGGTGCAACGGGTTCATCGTCCATGA
- a CDS encoding transposase codes for MTILTSQTVVGIDIAKAEVVVYRYDLQTTDTIKNDRTSLKRWLKTLPAQSALAVEATNIYHLDTVELAHAMGHQVYVVDAYRVSNYRRGIGQRAKNDPCDARLLARYLTNEQHELRLWSPPPKAYTTLKSLLHRRATLVKNHTGLMLSWHDEPLLKKTLATQQKAFEQAIQAIQKLLRKVSKEAGIEANIGRCKAIEGVGELVATGLATSFMRGDFADSDAFIAFLGMDLRVDDSGKKKGQRHLTKKGDSEIRRLAHIAAMTARRSPRWKPFYESYLARGFSKTQALVVLARKLCRVAFALMKNQSEYQPTPMLQGCPAT; via the coding sequence ATGACAATCCTTACCTCGCAGACGGTTGTTGGTATTGATATAGCCAAGGCCGAAGTTGTTGTTTATCGCTATGACCTGCAAACCACTGACACCATCAAGAATGACCGAACATCCCTCAAACGCTGGCTTAAAACGTTGCCCGCCCAAAGTGCTCTAGCCGTCGAAGCAACCAACATCTACCACCTGGACACCGTCGAGCTGGCTCATGCGATGGGGCATCAGGTCTATGTCGTGGATGCTTATCGGGTGAGCAATTATCGTCGCGGCATCGGCCAGCGGGCTAAGAACGATCCTTGTGATGCTCGTCTGCTGGCGCGGTATTTAACCAATGAACAGCACGAGTTGCGGCTCTGGAGCCCGCCACCGAAAGCCTACACGACGTTAAAAAGCCTGCTTCATAGGCGTGCGACGCTGGTCAAGAACCATACCGGCCTGATGTTGAGCTGGCACGATGAGCCTCTGTTAAAAAAAACGCTGGCCACTCAGCAAAAGGCGTTCGAACAGGCGATTCAGGCCATTCAGAAGTTGCTACGAAAAGTCAGCAAAGAAGCGGGAATTGAGGCGAATATCGGCCGCTGCAAAGCCATCGAGGGCGTTGGTGAACTGGTCGCTACTGGATTGGCGACGAGTTTCATGCGAGGTGATTTTGCGGACAGCGATGCATTTATCGCGTTTTTGGGGATGGACTTGAGGGTCGATGACTCCGGAAAAAAGAAGGGTCAACGGCACCTCACCAAGAAGGGCGATTCAGAGATACGCCGATTGGCTCATATCGCTGCAATGACAGCACGCCGCTCGCCTAGATGGAAGCCGTTCTACGAGTCATACCTGGCGAGAGGTTTCTCAAAAACCCAGGCATTGGTGGTGCTGGCCCGAAAGTTATGCCGGGTGGCATTTGCTTTGATGAAAAATCAGAGCGAGTACCAGCCGACACCTATGTTGCAGGGTTGCCCTGCAACATAG
- a CDS encoding glycogen/starch/alpha-glucan phosphorylase: MTQEPLVREAEVAAFRDAVLTKLTYAVGKDPDHAFDHDWFEAIALAARDHMVEHWMDHTRQIYRKGQKRVYYLSLEFLIGRLLYDSLSNLGLLDTAREALTELGVDLERIRLLEPDAALGNGGLGRLAACFMESMSTLGIAGHGYGIRYEHGLFRQAIVDGWQQEQTEHWLDFGNPWEFERPEVVYPIGFGGSVETVTDASGNTKQVWSPGETVRAIAYDTPVVGWRGASVNTLRLWRARAMEELHLERFNAGDHLGAVAEVARAESISRVLYPADSTEAGQELRLRQEYFFVAASLQDLLRRHRNMHTSVLTLGDHAAIQLNDTHPSIAVAELMRQLVDVYDVAWDAAWQITQDTLSYTNHTLLPEALETWPVGLMERMLPRHMQIIYLINAQHIDSLRSKGVHDFDVLRAVSLIEEDNGRRVRMGNLAFLGSHSVNGVSALHTQLMRNTVFSELHTLYPERINNKTNGITFRRWLFQANAELTSMMVDALGPSVLDNPEERLIELEPFADQPAFRKQFAEQRLHSKKALAHLIHERLGVAVNPAAMFDVQVKRIHEYKRQLLNLMHTVALYQAIRAEPEVDWVPRVKIFAGKAAASYHQAKLIIKLTNDIARVVNNDPTVRGLLKVVFLPNYNVSLAESIIPAADLSEQISTAGFEASGTSNMKFGLNGALTIGTMDGANVEMHERVGGEHMFIFGLTAEQVEARKQNGEFSAAPDIAASHRLNDVLQAIRGGVFSPDDPMRYTGLVDSLVDYDRFLVCADFDAYWDAQARVEERWHDAQQWWRSAVLNTARMGWFSSDRTIREYATDIWKALE; this comes from the coding sequence ATGACTCAAGAACCACTTGTTCGCGAAGCCGAAGTGGCTGCATTTCGCGATGCCGTGTTGACCAAACTCACTTACGCCGTTGGCAAGGACCCGGATCATGCGTTTGATCACGACTGGTTCGAAGCCATTGCCCTGGCCGCCCGCGACCATATGGTCGAGCACTGGATGGACCACACGCGACAGATCTACCGCAAGGGCCAGAAACGCGTCTATTACCTTTCCCTGGAATTTCTCATCGGTCGCTTGCTCTATGACAGCCTGAGCAACCTCGGTCTACTGGACACCGCCCGCGAAGCCTTGACCGAGCTGGGCGTGGATCTGGAGCGCATTCGGCTGCTCGAACCCGATGCGGCGTTGGGCAACGGCGGCCTCGGCCGGTTGGCGGCATGTTTCATGGAAAGCATGTCCACCCTGGGCATTGCCGGCCATGGCTACGGCATTCGTTACGAACACGGCCTGTTTCGCCAGGCGATCGTCGATGGCTGGCAGCAGGAGCAAACCGAACACTGGCTGGATTTCGGCAACCCCTGGGAGTTCGAGCGGCCTGAAGTGGTCTACCCGATCGGCTTCGGCGGCAGCGTCGAGACCGTGACCGACGCCTCCGGCAATACCAAGCAAGTGTGGTCCCCGGGCGAAACCGTGCGAGCCATCGCCTATGACACGCCCGTGGTGGGTTGGCGCGGTGCCAGCGTCAACACCCTGCGTCTGTGGCGCGCCCGGGCCATGGAAGAGCTGCACCTGGAGCGTTTCAATGCCGGCGACCATTTGGGCGCCGTGGCGGAAGTGGCCCGGGCCGAAAGTATCTCCCGCGTGCTGTACCCGGCCGACAGCACCGAGGCGGGCCAGGAACTACGCCTGCGCCAGGAGTATTTCTTTGTCGCCGCCTCATTGCAGGATTTGTTGCGCCGTCATCGCAACATGCACACCTCGGTGTTGACCCTGGGTGATCACGCGGCGATTCAGCTCAACGACACCCACCCGTCCATCGCCGTGGCCGAATTGATGCGTCAATTGGTGGACGTCTACGACGTGGCCTGGGACGCCGCCTGGCAGATCACCCAGGACACGCTCTCCTACACCAACCACACGCTGTTGCCAGAAGCCCTGGAAACCTGGCCGGTGGGGCTGATGGAACGCATGTTGCCGCGGCACATGCAGATCATCTACCTGATCAACGCCCAGCACATCGATTCTCTGCGGTCCAAGGGCGTGCACGATTTCGACGTGCTGCGCGCGGTGTCACTGATTGAGGAAGACAATGGCCGCCGGGTGCGCATGGGCAACCTCGCGTTCCTCGGTTCCCACAGTGTCAACGGCGTATCGGCGTTGCACACACAATTGATGCGCAACACGGTGTTTTCCGAGCTGCACACGCTCTACCCCGAACGGATCAACAACAAGACCAATGGCATCACTTTCCGCCGCTGGTTGTTCCAGGCCAACGCTGAATTGACCTCGATGATGGTCGATGCCCTGGGGCCGAGCGTGCTCGACAACCCCGAGGAGCGCCTGATTGAGCTTGAGCCGTTCGCTGATCAACCGGCGTTCCGCAAACAGTTCGCCGAACAGCGCCTGCACAGCAAAAAGGCCTTGGCGCACCTGATTCACGAGCGGTTGGGTGTTGCCGTGAACCCGGCGGCGATGTTCGACGTGCAGGTCAAACGGATCCATGAATACAAGCGCCAGTTGCTCAACCTGATGCACACCGTGGCGCTGTACCAGGCAATCCGCGCCGAACCGGAAGTGGACTGGGTGCCACGGGTGAAAATCTTCGCCGGCAAGGCCGCCGCCAGTTATCACCAGGCCAAGTTGATCATCAAGCTGACCAACGATATTGCCCGCGTGGTGAACAACGACCCGACCGTGCGCGGCCTGCTCAAAGTGGTGTTCCTGCCCAACTACAACGTCAGCCTGGCCGAGAGCATCATCCCGGCGGCGGACCTTTCCGAGCAGATTTCCACGGCCGGTTTTGAAGCGTCAGGCACCAGTAACATGAAGTTCGGTCTTAACGGTGCGCTGACCATCGGCACCATGGACGGCGCCAACGTGGAGATGCATGAGCGTGTGGGCGGTGAGCACATGTTCATCTTCGGCCTGACGGCCGAGCAGGTGGAGGCCCGCAAGCAGAACGGCGAGTTCAGCGCCGCGCCGGACATTGCCGCGTCTCATCGCCTCAACGATGTGTTGCAGGCCATTCGCGGCGGAGTGTTTTCGCCAGACGATCCGATGCGTTACACCGGGCTTGTCGATTCACTGGTGGATTACGATCGCTTTCTGGTCTGCGCCGACTTCGACGCTTACTGGGATGCCCAGGCCAGGGTCGAAGAGCGCTGGCACGACGCCCAGCAATGGTGGCGTTCGGCGGTGCTCAACACGGCGCGCATGGGCTGGTTTTCCTCCGACCGGACCATCCGTGAATACGCCACCGACATCTGGAAAGCCTTGGAGTAG
- a CDS encoding chorismate mutase yields MTSRLSLCLALSAALLGTAAQAATAPATLAPLLGTIGERLTIADQVALSKWDSRKPVEDRQREREVITAAVAQAPAYKLSSAAVEAFFAAQIEANKLVQYAHLSDWQLQGKAPGAPRPDLIGQIRPQLDQLQKRLLQQLADFSPYRTDPQCPQWLAQATHTDNDPLRQMALVRATAELCVLKKT; encoded by the coding sequence ATGACTTCCCGCCTTTCACTCTGCCTTGCTCTGTCTGCCGCGTTGCTGGGCACCGCCGCCCAGGCCGCCACCGCACCCGCCACCCTCGCCCCGCTGCTGGGCACCATAGGCGAGCGCCTGACCATTGCCGACCAAGTCGCCTTGAGCAAATGGGACAGCCGCAAACCCGTGGAAGATCGCCAGCGCGAACGCGAGGTGATCACCGCCGCCGTCGCCCAGGCACCGGCTTACAAACTGAGCAGCGCAGCGGTAGAGGCGTTTTTTGCCGCGCAAATAGAAGCCAACAAACTGGTGCAATACGCGCACCTGTCCGACTGGCAACTGCAGGGCAAAGCCCCGGGCGCCCCGCGCCCGGACCTGATTGGGCAGATCCGCCCGCAACTGGATCAACTGCAAAAACGTCTACTGCAACAACTGGCCGACTTCAGCCCCTACCGCACCGACCCGCAATGCCCACAATGGCTGGCCCAGGCCACCCATACCGATAACGACCCGCTGCGGCAAATGGCCCTGGTTCGGGCGACCGCAGAGCTGTGTGTGCTCAAAAAAACCTGA